ttttctgtactggtgtctctccccctcgacaccgcatcttttgtaatcatCTTTCATTCaacaataaaatcatcatcatcattcaaaactcaattctctctcagcttccacAATTGttcgtgacattggttttcccgcatggcactgacaatctagtctagcgtgcggaggggacctcattggcggacagcaaccgcactgacatcggttgcttagccttacgttgcccttccaaagaacatcatgaaggcgccgcgtaacagtacAAACGAATTAAGATGTGAAAAGCTAAGGAAAGCAGTGTAGTCAAGGGCAAAAAGTGTCTAAAGGCCCCAAGATATGCTGAGCCTTTAAGTGCAAAGTATGATTAAAGAGTGGGCTTCAGCGAAGAAAATTataaacacaaagaaaaaaatTCTGGACAGCAGAATGGAAAAGCAATAATAAAGCCAAATGTATGACATAAAAATCATCTAGATCAAGTTCAAAAACCACTTTTCCAACCAACAAGGAAGATACTGCTTATCTGCCTCAGATGTTTGTCATATGCATTTAAAGCCTAAACAATATTATATGTTCTACGATGTTGCAGCTGTGAATACACATGTCGCCTTCTGTTCCAAGACATCCCTATTTTCTGCACTCAATGCTTTTCTATCTATATATAAAGGGGAGAAAGAGAATCTAACTATGTGAAAAGTATGACAAACTGACAACAGTCGCCAACACAGCTGAAAGGCAAAAATGGACCATCAACTGACTGATAAATTACTTAATCCACCACATTTTTGGCCTTAGTTATTCTTTGTGACCCTTTTACATCCCTAGCTATTTAGTACTTTCCATCATGTTTTTATCTTGAAATGTTCTTAAATCAACAACACAAAACTACTGCAAGAGAGGGGATGATTGTACTTTCTTCAATCATCCATCATCTTCAACTTCTAGCTCACCCTTTCTTCCCCTTCTAGGTCCATTCTATATCGCTATACCATGGAATACCAATATGCTGTACTTTTATAGTGCCAATGTTCATAAATTTTATACATGGCAGATCAGTGTCTATTCTACCAGCTACTAAACCCAACAATTTTGCAGTCATTTGAATAACAAAAGTAACCTATCCATCTATTTTTACCAAGAAAAAGGAAGAGAGGAAATTTTCTGGCTTCCTCGTCTGGTCATGCTATACCTATAAGCACCTTTTCTAACAAAAAACAACTGAAAGAACAGTAGTCTAGCCAAAAATATTAGAAAATGCAGGAAAAGCAAACAGTTCATGATCCTAACATTCAGCTAAAGTTACAAACCACTAACAATAACACAGACACATTTGGCAACAATGCTATAGCGCCATTTTCTAAGATAGCATTTTTGCCTGCTAAAGATGAATGATAAAGCCGGGTTATATTGGCCACACTGGGTAATTATCTACTATCACTGACACTTAAAGGAGTGGTAGAATACTGTGCAGAAGAAAGGATAATGACTAGCTTATATGTGGATTCAGGTGCAGTATCGGAAACCAAAATAAGAATCTTAGAGTCAGATTCGCTTTTTCCTAGATCTTAGAATCCAGGATACAGATAGAAGAAAGCAACGATACTGCTTAAAATTATGTACAACTCCGTAAAATAGAACCCGTGGAATGTAACAACAAATATCATGCCTGAGAAGATCCGCGGATATGAATTTTCCAGAAATATGGGGTGATTAAGGACAACTTAACTTTCACTAAAAGTGTAACTAAGAAAGTTTGCAATTCTAACAAATAAACTTGCTAGTTATTTTCAAAAGTTCACAAGGATAACACTAGCCAAAtgttattttctttacttatttttgAAAGGTTAGACATCCATTAATGATAAACTCTAGCGGTGAACCGTGAACCGTTTATGAAAACAGTGATATATTCAGCTACAATGCTATAGCACCATTAGGATGAATGAAAAAGAAACGTCGGGTATTTTCTACTATCAATTGACTGATACAATAACATGTAGGaggagagaggggggggggggttatgaCTAACCTATGGTACATGGACTCAGGCTTCCTTATCATACACCAGTGCAAATTGAAAAGTCAGGTTCGTCGTCTCGTAGATTTTTGAATATGGGATATGGATAGGAGTACACTAATATGCTGCTTAAAATTATGTCCAACTCCAACATTAGAACTCTTAAAATGTAACTACAAGATCATGCATGATAAGACTTTTGACAATTATACTTcaattaattttcaaaaaatgatATCAATAGGCAGGACAATGAAAGGTTACTTGAACTTTCACTAAAAGTAAGTGTAATTGAAGATATTTCACTTTTTTAACAAGTTAATTTGCTACTAATTTTCTAAAATGTCAACAAGGATAACATTAGCCAAATGTtatttttcagttatttttaaaatgtttgaCATCCATTACTGTCGTGATAATATTGTTTTGTGTTCATTCAATCTAACACCTACCAAATTCTTTCTTCTGTGCTAGGGACTTCACTCTGGATTATTCTTTAGAGTTGAGGGAAGACTTCAATGGGGGAATCTTCCACTTTCAGCTAGGAAAAATGACGATGAAGAAAGGGAAGACTTTTGACAATTATACTTcaattaattttcaaaaaatgatATCAATAGGCAGGACAATGAAAGGTTACTTGAACTTTCACTAAAAGTAAGTGTAATTGAAGATATTTCACTTTTTTAACAAGTTAATTTGCTACTAATTTTCTAAAATGTCAACAAGGATAACATTAGCCAAATGTtatttttcagttatttttaaaatgtttgaCATCCATTACTGTCGTGATAATATTGTTTTGTGTTCATTCAATCTAACACCTACCAAATTCTTTCTTCTGTGCTAGGGACTTCACTCTGGATTATTCTTTAGAGTTGAGGGAAGACTTCAATGGGGGAATCTTCCACTTTCAGCTAGGAAAAATGACGATGAAGACGATCAATACAGCGGATGCGAACGGGAAGAGGGAAATGCCGAGGTTAATGGTAGCATAGCCAGACTAGCTGTTCAGCATGGGATGCTTCCTCCACTCCTCCTAAAGAGCTCTCCAGTCATTTCTCAAAGGTTTCAATATTCAATCTTTTTCTCCTATCTTATCTAATTCACCATATTGGAGtatgttttctttcattttccttcttttctttcctctcttccttctctccccccccacccccacccacccccacccccacccccttcTTTTTCCCTCCTCCTTCATCTTCCTTATTACCTTTGTCCTCTTAGTCAATGTGCACTCCTTGCATCAACCGATTGCAGTATAGATCCCCACAACTCTGTTGAAATTGTCCCGTGTTGATCGGATCACCAAAAGTAACTGAAAGATCCGCATAAAATACATGCCAGCTtatacaaaatacataagttCAGAAAAATGTGAAGCTTAGGGCTCGACAGGATTCATCTCATGAAGGTTTAAATCTGTGGTGGTATAGGCTAGTAAGCAGATCGTCCTTCAATCCAGAAAATTTTGGCTTTCAATCAAGCAAACAACAATTGACAACATAAACAACTCTAGCTTTTAAAGCGGAAGAGTTAAGAATAGCCACTAATCAGAAGATAAAGCATCCTTTATACGAATGATAGAAACTAGTGGTACGCCATATGCTTGTGAGCTTGGTTTATACCCATTTTGCATGTGGTTCAACAAATGCACGTTTGGTACTCTCAATCACAGAGTTACTGATAATAGAAATTAGATTTTACCTTCCACCATAAAGGAGAAACCCTAATGCTGCAAATAGGGATACACCTGCCAGTACATTGTGTTAGTACTTTGCAACAGATCCATACAAtgaaaagcacttaaaataagttAAACCTAAAAGATAAACCTGCAAAGAACATCTTGGATAAGATCACAAGTACTCGAACAGGTTTCCACCATATTATCAGCCACAGTATAATCTGCAAGATattagaaagaaagaaataatcaGTAATGAACATCCACCAAAAAGGTATAGCAATTTAAAAGAATAAATCCTTGTTTCACATGTTTCATGGAACAGTTCCACGAGAAAACATAAGCCTTTGTATGCCTAACTGTGACAGTGAGCGTCTCACCAAGAAATGCAGTCATGATAAAGTATCTTCAAACAACAAACATGTGTTCCTATCAATGACACTTCATATGATGTAACCTAAGATATGAGTGGTCTCAACATTTTGCGATATACATTGCATTGTACCAGTaataatttctttttttcttttatcattAAAAGGTTGTAATGTTAATAATCCAGCAACCAGAAGGTGCTGCAGACCCCTTGGAAGGGAAATATTTAATAATTACTGATGCTCATACGGAGGGTGCCCTTTTTGTTTGGGAGGTGGATGGGATGGCAAGGGAAATATGTGAACGAAATGACTAGATTTTGAACTCATGATGGGTTAAGAAGAGGTATCGAGCCAAGCTGAAGCCTTGTTGAATAAATGAGAAGATTTAAGGCCCATTTGCCATAAGATCTTAGAGACTGTATCCAGTTGTATAATTGATAGATTCAAGGCTCATTTACAAGATGTTTCTTGAAGTGCTGCTCTTTCCCAACTACTTACCTCTAAGTTTATGCTGGATTATAGAAGCTTCGAGCCCAACCGTAGCCTGTTTGTATGATTAAGTAAACTCAAGGCTCATTTACCATTCTATGATCTGCAACAGCCACGATGCTTCTCCTTTCCAAACACGTACTGCTAAATTTATGCTGGCTTAGGTAAAGGCTTCAAGCCAAGCTGAAGCTTGTTTGTATGATTAAGAAGACTCAAAGGCTCATCTATACAATTTTATGATCTTTAACAGCCATGGTGCTGCTGTTGAGTTGGCCCACATCGGTGGGATTTGAGGTCcttggtctccttatatggtcttgggcaatcctcacctcataagctagcttttggggttgagttgGGCCCAATGTCCATTCTTATCATGGTATCAGAGTCAGACCCATCCTAATTATTGTTATCGATGTTGGGCCCCATTTATGTTGTCCACGTTCCAGTTTGCAGGCCTGGGCATGAGGGGGGTGTTGAGTTGTCCCACATCAGTGGGATTTGAGGTCTTTGAtctccttatatggtcttggGCAATCCTCACCTCATAAGCTAGTTTTTGGGGTTGAGTTCGGCCCAATGTCTATTCTTATCCGCTGCTCCTTTCCAAGAACATACCACTAAGTTTATGCTGGCTTAGGTAATGACTTCGAGCCAAGCTGAAGCCCCATTCGTATTATCAAGAAAACTCAAGGCTCATCTATCATTTTATGATGTTTAACAGCCACAATGCTGCCCTTTCCCTTACACATACTGCTAAATTTCATTGCTTGATGCCATCCCAACCTCTGCTTCATATTAATTTGGCTCTTTCGAAGCAGCTTCTGCAACAAAACTGACGCAGATAAACAAATGATGGTCCGTTAGCGAATTGCAGAAAACGTGTCCAGATGCATTCTCTCCTTCTTCCTTCATCGCACAACCCCaccccaacccccccccccaacacacacacaccccACCCTTCCTTCCCCCCCACGGCGATTGGCCAAGCTTGTCTTGCCCATCTATTCATTTCTCTTTTTTGGGAAATAGTATTTACACACTATGTAGACCAACTTTAAACAATATATCATAAAAATCAAGAAATGACAAAGAAATATTGGATAAAATAAGTCAATAAAAAGAATACACAAAGGCAAAGAATGAAGATCTGTAAATTAAGAAAATCAGTGATAGTATGAAacctgattttcttttttgtataTAAATATAGCGATGTCCAAGCTCCCAGACCAGAGTTTATTTTTAGATAGCACCACATAAGTTGATGCTCTTACAAGAAAGTAATACTGTTTATTCAACGAACAAATAATTGCATGACTATCACATATTTACCTGGATAACATAAACCACTCCATTAATTGTGAAGAAACTAGGTCTAAGCCCATCCGTGGATACGGCACGTGCCTGTCACAGAAAAGAGAGATATATAAACCTCGACAAGAGAATAATCTGCACAGATTGAGACAGAGACCACAAGTACCTGGTAGTATATCTCAGCCCAGAATAATACTAGCAGGGCATAAGTTGTGAAGAATGCAAGACTTGGCATATCAAGCAAAATATGTTGGACAATCTGCCAAAATGTAGCATACAGTGTTACGAACTGAAAGGAGTGTACAGACAAAGACATCAACCGGACATCAAGATAGTTGTGGTGCCTAACCTCGGGGTGCAATTTCTGAACATCCCGCCGAAATGCAAAAACTAGTGAACGAACTGCAAAAGAATATGAAGAGACAATTAAATAACAAAGCCAACAATCAAAACAAAGAGTAGCATATAGGACTAATCATTTGAAAAACATGTGTAATGAAACTTCCCATTAGGATCTTTAAGGGGAGAAAATTAGAATAAGGAAAGATACCGACCCCCATTCACCAAGAAATTGAGAAAGTGGAAGACTTTTTGAGTGGTCCAACCATATTCAGGAACTCTCATTTGAATGCGAATTAATTGAACCTGAAATTGCCAAGTTGGAATGTCAGAAAAAAATTCCACAGCAGCAGATAAACTTAAGTATTAGACTATTAGCGCCAGCGAGAACAGTTGTTGAGAGTAACAACCGATTAACAATATAATTATTTGATGTGCGCGGGCACACATATGACCTTAAACTTTAAACAAGTATACCAAAATCAATCAATGAGACACAGACAAAACCAACTTGGTGAAGCTTCAAATATCAAACTACAAATGTGCCCCTCTTTTTTGCACACGTAAACAAATTAGTGAGAAATTAAAACAGTTTTAACTTTAACCAAAAATATACATACACATTATTAGTGCAAATTTTCCTGGTTCACCTGACCTCCTCATAATTTGCCATGATTAAATGACCAGCGTGAACTCCAACTCACCCacccacccaaaaaaaaaaactggaaaCAATCAAAAACTTTCAGGGAGAAAAACCATGCAATCCTTTATTAAACGTTTTACCTAACTTTGCTTTTCCGTTTCAAATTTTGGTTTAATATCTTTGAAGTTTCCATATTTGTTGCAAGTGCCGCCAAACACAAGTCAAATATGCCTCAAATTTGAAAGTTTCATAGAGCTCTCGTGTAATTTCATTCCCTTGACATTCCGATTGATTTCTGAAGTTACATGAGCACAGGAGATTCAATTCAAAACTCACAATAAAGAGGTCTAGTAAATTACCACCTAATAGACAAGCAAACACGAAACAATTATCAGATTTTTCATACATCTGCGAATTGCGATACATGTGTGTATGCGTGTGCGCGAGCTTACTTACCAAACAACATCCAATTCAGGTAAAATTACATTCACACAATTCAGAATTTCAAAAAGCAGAGAGGGAAAGAGAGAAATACAAGAGCAACGGCGGAGACAATGCCGTAGAGGATAGCGAGGACGTGGAATATACGGTCTTGCCAAGCTCGAGATCTGTTCACCTCTTCCCACCAACTAATtgcctcattcttcaggtggtaCGCCGCCGCCGCCGCCGACGGGCCTACCACCATCTCAGCCCGTCCCATCGCCGGAGATTCCAAAATTCAAATCAAATCAGACTcctgtttgttttctttttggtACCCGAATTATTTTTTTCGTTTCCTTTTTTGCTTAAATCTTGTgttcctctttcttttctttttttctttttttttttaacggCCGGCTAGGAAGGAGAGGTATAAATGTGCTTTACAGCCACGTATTCTTATCCTTGTCGGATTCCAAATACAATCATGTCGTGTGATGGTGTTATTCAGGGGTAATATTGTCATATATTTACAAATCCTTAATGCATTAAGAAACTGATTGGACGAGTAACCGTCATAGCCGGTGATTCTTTCCCGCTTGTTTTGGACAAATTACACGTGGGGTGACGATGGAGATGGGTGTACTTTTCGTTTCGTATCTGCATTCAGTTTACCTCATTACATGTTCTTATCGCAAACGATTTAGGAATTGTTATACAATTTTCCTGGTGGCTATAAactaataaaattatttttgaatttaagtAAGTTTTTCAGGAAAAACAACTTAAAAAGACAAAGTtagttaaattttaaaataatcCACAAAAAATATCACGTGACAACGTTTCGTCGAAAAATTTAATTAgatacaaatataaataatatgcAAAAAAAAGTAATTGACGTATAGATAACTAGATGTGAAAAGCCCCACCAACAAGATATGATTGTTCTTTGCATTTGTATTGTTACGTTAGTTTTGGTGGCAGAGCATCTAAATCATTTACATGCTGACTTGCTTGAATTTCAAGCCTCTAAAGTAAAAGTTAGAATTCTAGTAGCATTGAGCCAAGGCATTATTTCTGTCATTATTTAACTACTATGAAAGCTTCGAATTGAAATTTATGATTTTTCAGAATTAAGTGATCTCTTGATATATTCATGTACAGATAACTTCAACATACAAGTGACATACTGCTAAGGATGTGGGGGGAAAAGGGGGTCAGAGATGGCATTAAACAGAAAGGTCGAAAATAAAGCAGAAGACTCTTACCATTTCTTGCGTTTTGGTCAACATAAGTGAAGGCAAAGTTCTCTTTAATTCGTCAATATTTTTGAGCAATTTCTCATTCTCAATATTGCCACTTGTTATTTCAACGTCTAAAGTTGCGATTCACATCAAACTCTAATTCAGAACAACCAAAGGGTTTGAAATGAAACACCCATTGTTGTATCTTTTACCAAGCATACACAATTTAAAGTTCTTCCAGAGTTGTTGATAAATAGAGCAATGATATTTCAAGCTATTTACACTTAAAACAGCAGCCCAGACGAAAAAGATAGAAGATGCTATAAGAGCTATTGACATTATTATATCACTAATGAAGAATACAACAAAAATAAAGCAGAAATGATACCAAGATATATAGAAGATAGAAACGTAATTAACAGGAAGAGAGTTAGTAGATGATCAAGAAGCTCTTCCACAAAAGCTGTTGTTGAACTTTCCAAagctttgtttttcttgtttaaGCTATGAACTTCATTCTGTAATACATCCTTGTCTGTGGGAAAAGTGCATATGTCatcattatttttcacagaaACTTCATTTTGAAAAGGCACACGCGACGGCATGAATTCATATATGCAAAAGTCAGTGCCAAAGTTTACTAACAGTTGTCTTGAGATATGGAATTTGCTAACAGAAAGATGGTGTCCTATATTAGAGATACAAAACTCTTCGTTTGCATTTTCACACATAAAAGTGTCACATAGTTTAAGAATAACACCTTTTGTTATTTATGTTTATAAGTATCTCGTCGCGCCTCCTTCGTAGACAACAAATCTTTTCATCCAAATGTTTGAGAGAGGTCTCTGAATCAGCTAAAAACAAAGTCACGAACTGAGAGGAAATAATAAAAGCGGTGAGAATAAAAGTTAATCACCAGTTCACCACTACTTAAACAGCCTAGAAAAAGTTTTCTGTATGTGTTTCATGTGTTTGTTTTTATCCAAAACAAATGATATTATTGGAAGTTCTAAATTTAGTTTTAAGCTCATATTTAGGGTAGTAAATTAGAGGATCGtaatatatatataagaatcTGAAAGCAAGTAATTTGACAGCTGAACACAaaaaatgaattaccaaaaaaaagaagaaacaaacacATCCAAGATCAAAATAAGCTTGCCTAGAATGTCTGAGTTCAATAATAATATCCTGATTGATCTGCAGAAGGTAGAAAACAGAGTTAAAAGGAGGATCCATGAAAATATTCATGATGACTTTTATATTGTTGAAGCATAATCAAGTGaaactttccaaaaatattaGTAGATGAATAACATAACTGATGTACATACACGTATTGGTAATGACTGAAGGAGCATACCAATTTACATTTGATAACTTAAGTGAACTTAGTAAAACCATATCTCAAGAAGGTTGCCCAAGATTAAGTAAGTACATGCCATTTCCATTAAAATTTCAGATGTAAGCCATTTCTTAAAAAAAAAGCATGGAATTGTATCTTGTAAATAACTCGTAGTATAGAGAGCATATACGAACAGGAAAACTCCATCAAGATGATAACACTATCGATGAATACGTTAGCCAACTTATTCAATCAGAagacctttttttttaaaaaaatcaagtTACAATCAGAGGACTCTTAGTGTCCTCTTAGTTTACTGGAAGATTATACTTCTAACTCCTTCGCTCACTTTTCTTTCTTACCTGCACAAGACCTTTCAGTTGGCTAGTTTGTATCTTTGTGTTAAAGGAAAGCTTTACTGATCGATCTTTTTCAATGCAGTCAAATTCGTCCATAACTTGCACTAATCATGCGAATTATGCAGAACATTTATTTGCTAAATGAAAATGTCAAGATCACTTAACAATTGTCATCTAATATTTTTCTACAATACAAATGGAAAGAAGGCAGGTAGAAATAACATCTTCAGTATCTTATGTCATAGTTTAATTTCTAGCAAGTCGGAACACTATCTGAAAATAAAAGCACCAACTAAGTTTATTTCTGGCCATTAAGAAACCATTGAGCTTGGAAAGTAGGTAAAGAACACCATTCGATATTTCAAATTCTACAGAGTTAATTTTATACTTCGAAATTTGCTCTCCAACAATATTTTTTGCAGTCTTGTAAGTAGCTTGTTTATACAAAATAGTATTGCACAAGTAGTTACCTATTCAAGATACTTTTAAGAAATGAAGAGTACGTTGTCCAAATAAGGACACGTGCTCAAGCGATGTATTGAGCCAGTCCAACGTCAGCAACACATAGAgaaaataattatatatacacataactaAGCAACTTTAAAAATGCAGGTTAATCATGTAACTGAATACGTACACGGTCAATATTCGGACAATAAATCCAAACAAAAAATTTCAGGAAGTAATTGTTGCAAGCTTTGAGAATCTTGCTCGATCAATGGACGAATAAGATTGTGCAAATAGTATAAAATAAAATCTATTAGTTGTTTTCAAAGGTCTTGTTTGTGTAAAATAGAAATGTAATCTCTTTCGGAGATAAAGGTGTAGAAGTGACTTTTTCATTGCAAGTGTAGTTATAGCAATAACTCTAATTCTTGCTCTAAAAGCAGAAATATCAGTACCTCCAAGTGTTGAAGAAGACATTTTTATCAAACTTCTTGTTGTTACTAAGAAGTATGAACCTTCAATATTTCTTCCCTTCCTCTTATATCAGACAGTCCAAGTGTTACCTAGTGTATTACAAAACAAATGTAATACCAATCAGTGAAATATATCCAGGAAACTGTGATCATTTTACTTAAAAAAAaggttttgaaattttaaaatcaaaaactcATTTCTTTACTTGCCTATCAAATCTTCCAGGTCTAAGCAAAGTTTGATCAAGAATTTCAGACCTACTAGTAGGAGCAATCACAACGACTCTAGTATTTCCAGTGAAACTATCCATTTCAGTGACAACTTTATTAAGTGTATGCTCTCACCAGTTACTTCATCAATAACAGTTCCTCTCTGCCTCCCAATTCCATCAATCTCattaataaatatttaaaaatgTGAATTCTTTTGCCTTGTTCAATAAATCCATTGCTTTAGATGTaacaaaataaaatttataaCATGAAGGGTGTACATTGGCGTGCTCTCTTAAACTTAAAAGTTAGCATGTATGGATATGGATATGCAGTTCTCATCAACTCCAATTGTCGAGTAGTCAAAGCACTTTCAACTTCCATACACTTCATTATTTGCGATTCAATCTCTCTCATTGTAAGGTACTTAGTTTATACATTGCCATTCACCTAAGCCATACAAACACACAGAGACATACAcacatatacatgtatatatacacATACGCATATGAAAAACACAGTGAATGAGATAAAACTGCGTGGAAACACCTAATAAAGCATATCCTTGAGCAAAACTGACACAGAAGTGCAGCTGAGTGTTCCATTGCTTCAGTTTTCGTTCCTTCCTTTGTGTTTAAGAGATGACACGGGAGAATCTTTAAGCTACAGGGTTCACGATTTTTGGAGATTCAAAATCTTCATTTACAACTAATGCACAAGAAAGGCCAATTTGCACACACGTACTATCTGTTGGTACTGATCCTGCATATTTAGAAATTTTTCCTGTATAGTATTTGACTTCAAGTATGCGAAAGAGATCAATTGCACCTATTTAGGAAGCTCGTTAATGGAAATTCAGTTTTAGTAATCAATAAATATCAAAGTTGCAAGTGAAGATACACGCATAAGTATAGAATATTCAGCAAAAGTCTACTCTTGTAAAGAGCTAACCATATCAGCAAAACTGAAAAATCTGTGAGCTACAAACCTAGAGCAGTACTACTAAGCCCCAGATAACATCTGAAGATATAGTAAAGGAAGAAAAATTCAGTGTTGAAACAAGACACTGCCTAAGAAAGCAGAAGAATAGAGTTTCAATAAAGAAGGATCATGTTTTCTGCTCTACTTTATTAACCAACACTTGTTATTCATATTTTCGAAATCTACGCTACTGTAGAGTTAGTTAGCTATTTCATATTTGATGCAAATGATTTAGATCATGTAGTTATATGAATTAGGAATGGGTGTCCCAAGAAATCCTAAATGCCTCTTTCTGATATAAATAcccaaaaaatttcaaaacaagAAGACCTAAGAAGCTAAGTAGACCTTAACATGATGTGAATAGCAAGTATTAACTACATATCCTGAGTATAGAGAACGCCCACTGCATCTCTTGTTGTATGTAATAATGAGAGAAGATATTATTTTTAGGTGGTCTACAGTAACAACAATTGTTAAATTCATCCATTCAACAAGAAAATTACTTACCGGATAGCCAGTGCTGTGCCAAAATTGTGTCATACCTTGGCTTATAATAGTACAACGGTCAGTTTATAAGATAGCAGCTGCCTGAATGATTTCTTCGTATACTATATTGTGTGTTGTATGATCATCATTGCTATCAAATGTTGGCGGTCGGATCAACAATTTCATAGAATTCGAGTTTTTTGCTCCGGATAAAGCAACATAAAGTTGACCGTAGAAAAAAATATGCTCTCGTAAATAAATTCCAACAAAATCTAACGTCTgaccttgtgctttatttatagTCATAGCAAAACATAATCTAATAGGAAATTGTGTTCTTTTAAAAGGAATAGGTATTTTTTCATCTTGTGAAGATAACAACGGTATTCTCGGAATAAATACATGTGTGTTTTTTAAATCCCCGCTTGCAATTTTAGCACTTATAATATTCCTTTCAAAATTACAACATACAAGTCGTGTACCATTACATAAGCCTTCGCACAGATTTAAATTTTGCAATAACATAACAAGacaattttttttcaaagttaattTATACGGAGGTAAACCAGCAGGGTGTAAGCTATACAAAAAATCTTCATATTGACTTTGATCATTTGTTTCAGTAGTTTCATCAAATGCAACATATGTCCTAGAATCATCCAATAATTGAGTTATGAGCATATCATTTATTTCATCAACAAAGTCATTTTTTGTTGTCAGAATAACACGAGAAGATGTAGAAGACATATTACAAGGAGATGCATAAAAATCTGGATAAGTTACTCAAAATAAAAGATTCAACGATTCTTTTTCACTAATAAAAGGAACAATGAAACAATTAGGGATTTCAATCTTACCTTGCcaatttgttttttcttttccgcTCTCTATTTTCATCAAATATTCAAAAAAAGCAGGATCTGTTCTCGC
The Nicotiana sylvestris chromosome 11, ASM39365v2, whole genome shotgun sequence DNA segment above includes these coding regions:
- the LOC104249724 gene encoding tobamovirus multiplication protein 3 translates to MGRAEMVVGPSAAAAAYHLKNEAISWWEEVNRSRAWQDRIFHVLAILYGIVSAVALVQLIRIQMRVPEYGWTTQKVFHFLNFLVNGVRSLVFAFRRDVQKLHPEIVQHILLDMPSLAFFTTYALLVLFWAEIYYQARAVSTDGLRPSFFTINGVVYVIQIILWLIIWWKPVRVLVILSKMFFAGVSLFAALGFLLYGGRLFLMLQRFPVESKGRRKKLQEVGYVTTICFSCFLIRCVMMCFNAFNKAADLDVLDHPILNLIYYLLVEILPSSLVLFILRKLPPKRGITQYHPIR
- the LOC104249732 gene encoding uncharacterized protein gives rise to the protein MTKKELIEAFDLLLKDLMDTKILFGGKVIIFGGDFRQTLPVVRSGKKEDFIQESLLCSGIWNQLEKLRLSVNMRARTDPAFFEYLMKIESGKEKTNWQDFYASPCNMSSTSSRVILTTKNDFVDEINDMLITQLLDDSRTYVAFDETTETNDQSQYEDFLYSLHPAGLPPCYLGLSSTALGAIDLFRILEVKYYTGKISKYAGSVPTDSTCVQIGLSCALVVNEDFESPKIVNPVA